Proteins found in one Syngnathus acus chromosome 9, fSynAcu1.2, whole genome shotgun sequence genomic segment:
- the c9h9orf85 gene encoding uncharacterized protein C9orf85 homolog: protein MSTQRGNASRSRGQKYQNTVAFKNDKYGASVQVKKANSKIHDGLCQHCKGVLEWKVKYNKYKSLTQPRKCVKCSQKTVKDAYHVICKPCSLQLEICCKCGEKEDIVIPVNSHLDQKEEDNGSKEKGKKCKKDMDNDDDFDGDDDEDFSDPEDEDEVSQSVTKMTPCKSPPLPDVSRVKLT from the exons ATGAGTACTCAGAGGGGTAACGCGTCTCGTTCGCGAGGCCAAAAGTACCAGAACACCGTCGCCTTCAAGAATGACAAATACGGAGCGAGTGTGCAAGTCAAG AAGGCGAACTCCAAAATCCACGATGGACTATGTCAACACTGCAAGGGTGTTCTCGAGTGGAAAGTCAAGTACAACAAATATAAATCTCTAACACAGCCTCGGAAATG CGTCAAATGTTCTCAGAAGACTGTGAAGGATGCTTATCATGTCATTTGTAAGCCCTGTTCTCTTCAGCTGGAAATATGCTGCAAGTGCGGGGAAAAAGAGGACATTGTCATCCC AGTCAACTCTCATCTGGACCAAAAAGAAGAGGACAATGGTAGcaaagaaaaaggcaaaaagtgtAAAAAGGACAtggacaatgatgatgactttgatggtgatgatgatgaagacttCAGTGACCCtgaggatgaagatgaagtTAGTCAATCAGTCACAAAGATGACACCGTGCAAGTCTCCTCCGCTTCCAGATGTGTCTCGAGTGAAACTCACATAG